The sequence below is a genomic window from Nitrospirota bacterium.
TTCCTTCTGCCATGTGAACCTCCTGTAATTCCCTTATTTTCATAAAAGGAAATTGATTGTATAATTATATTTTCCGGTCTCCGACTTTGTCAATGACAGAGGATCAAGAAAAACTTTAATTCATTGACACTCTTGAGTTTTTTCTGCTATTTTTAACAATGAAAAGCTTCTGGCTGAGCCTTTTTTTTGTATTCATTGTCCTGTGCGGAATTTCATATGGTTTCGAAGTTACCGGCATTCAGCCAGTTGACCCATACGGGGTTTTCTCGACCTTCAGCGCTGAGAGCCTTCCCCGGGGCAAGGTAGCCCTTTCTGCGGGTTCTGAAGTATCAATAGACCCTGATTTCTATCGTTTTGTTTTCAAGAGCGCATATGGCATTACTGATAATCTTGAAATCCTGCTCACTGTTCCGTACGTATTTGGCAACGATACAACAGATGGTTTTGAAGATCCCGCATTCGGCCTGAAGCACAGGTTTTTTGATGAAGGCAGGTATGGCCCATCACTTGCATACGTACTGAACGCGTCTCTCCCTTCAGGACGAAGTCAGCTGAGTACCGATGGAAGGTACGGTCTGGGTCTTGTAATCAGCAAAAGGATCGGTCCGGTAAATGGACATCTGAATCTTTTTTATGAGAAAGCCGGTTCCGGTGATTTTGAAGACGACATATCATTCCTTGCCGGACTCGATTTCGCTGCATCACACAACTTTAAGTTTCTCGCAGAGTTATACTGCAAAAAAAGTCATGATTCAGGAAAACTCGATTCAGTAGAGGGCCGGATCGGGTACAGGTTTACGACCACGGATTTTATTTATACTACATTTGGTGCAGGGTTCGATCTGAAAAACAGAAACCCTGAAACCAGAATAATATTTACAGTGACATTTCTGTCACCTGCCGAAAAAAAGAAGATCAAGAAAATATATGAAGAGGAATAACTAAGAGATGTTTGATATTGGCATGCCGGAACTGATAGTAATTTTCATCGTTGCCCTCCTGGTTTTCGGCCCCAAAAAACTGCCGGAACTGGGCAGGACTCTCGGCAAAGGCCTTGGTGAATTAAAAAAGGCATTGCAGGATGTGAAGGAGTCCGTAGAAGAGGAATTCAAGGAAACAACTTCAGATATCCGCGATACGGTGACGGATGTCAAGAAGCAGCTTGAGACAGAAGTAAAATCTACCGAAAAAACAATAAAAGACACCGTGAAGGAAGTTCAGACACAGGTTGAGACCGAGTCAGAAGAACTCAACAAGACCATTGACAGCACAATAAAGGATGTGGAGGATCATGCGGACAGTGGTTCCAAAAAGGGAAAATGAGATATTGGTTCAGGTGGTGCCTTAAAAACCTTAATGATCCATTTCAGAAATAGAATCAGAATTCCCCTGCATTGTATTGACCGCAAAACTTATCAGGTTTTGAAAATAATTCTTCCAATAGATACGGAGGCAGAAGGTTAGCATGTCAGAAACCAGGATGATGGGATTTCTCGAACATCTCGGTGAACTCAGAAAAAAAATTACCGTTTCCTTGATCGGTTTATGCGTTACGTTTGTCATTGCCTTCAATTTTTCCGAACAGATCCTCAGGTTCCTCATGTTCCCTCTCAAATACAGCCTGGATTTCTCGGTAACAAAAAGGTACATGTATTTTGCGCCCCATGACAAGCTCCAGAACATGAAACTCGTGTTTCTTTCACCTGCTGAAGGATTCTGGATGAACATGAAGATCGCTATAGTTGCCGCCCTTATACTTGCACTTCCCATCATTTTCCAGCAGCTGTGGAGTTTTATTTCACCCGGACTTCATAAAAAAGAGAAAAAATATGTCGTTCCGTTTGTCCTGGTAGCAACACTCCTCTTCCTTGTTGGTGCTGCGTTCTGTTTTTTCATCGTTCTGCCGTTTGCCATGAGTTTCCTGCTTACTTACAAGATAGGGGATTTCATGATGCCGATGCTTTCAATCGGTCAGTATGTTGATTTCTGCCTTAAGTTTATTCTTGCATTCGGTGCGGTATTCGAACTTCCGATATTTATCATCTTTGCAACACGCATGGGTTTCGTAACTCCGCAAACCCTCGCAAAGAACAGGAAGTATGCCATCCTGATCGCGTTTGTGATTGCAGCCATGCTTACTCCGACGCCCGATGCCTTCAACCAGTCCCTCATGGCTGTACCAATAATCATTCTGTATGAAGTCGGGATTCTTGCCTCACGAATTTTCAGGATTAAAGAGACGGTCTAATGCCGACCATAAGGGGAAAAAGCCTGAAGGCGATCACCTATGACATAGCTGAAGGATATGTGGTAGTAAATCCGCTTTTTCTGAAACCGCTCGACGGAGAATCCATCAAGGGACTTTACCACGAAATGATGAAAGTTCAGGTAGAGATACGGGGAGAAAAATTTCCTCACGGCGATGTCCAGGCTATCAGGTGGAGGAACACCCGGCTCCAAAGGCTCAATTCTGCCTCAATGGTGCTCAAAAATTTTGCCAGGGAGAGGAAGATCATTATTGTTTAATGTTTGACTGCTTCAAATAACTATGTTAATTTCTAAGCATGGAAATTTCCGAGGAAAGTAAAGAAGCAAGAGATATCATTCAGAACCTTATCAAGTCCAAAAAGACTATAAGGATGTATCCTCAGAACAATCCCATCTATGCAAAGATCCTCGAAGATTCTTACACCAGGTTCAAAAGCTTTTTTGATTACCATGAAAGCATTGTACTGAGCATCAAGCAAAACAGCATCCTCTACGACAACGAGCAGATCTATTACAACCCTGATAAGGAGGATAACCTCGCCCTTTTCTTCTTTAAAGACGGTTTGCGTGAACTTACATTCAAAAAGGGACTCATGCGGGAAGAGCTCGAGGAATTTCTGAAGATTATCGCGCTTGATTTTGACAGGGATGCGATAGACGACGATGTGGTAACGCTCCTTTGGGAAAAAGACTTTCAGAATATCCAGTATGTAGTTGATGAAGCTTTTCTTGCCGATGCCGATGAAGAAGACTATTCAATAAAGACTGAGGAAAAGGCAAAAGAAAAGGTTACCGATGTAAATGACCTGATGAAGGCCTATGAGGACGGATTTGTCCAGGAAGATGTGAAGGGGATATCAATTGTTCCGCTCACGGATAATGATCTTCAGATGCTCGTGAAGGAACTGGAAAAGGACTCTTCGGAAAAAATAGGGAAATTGACACTCATCCTCTTCGAAATCATTTACCAGTCTGAAGACAAAACGGACGTTGAGCAGGCATTTACTTTTCTGAAGGATGCCATAAATTTTTCGATGAAGCACGGGGATATGGAAACAGCAATCGAAGTGATGAGGAAAGCGAAGAAAATACTCGAAAATCCGCTTATGGCAGAAAATGAAAAGAGATACATGATGCTGCTTCCTTCATATCTTGGCACTGATGAGATAATCAGCCTTCTTGCTGACATCCTCGACAGCGGAATCGAGATAGACACGACTATTTATGATGAATTCGTCGCCCACCTCGAAAAAAATGCGATCGAACCACTCATAAAATATCTCGGGGAATTAAAGACTATCCGCGCACGAAAGAATGTGATAGAAGCTCTCATCAGTATCGGGAAAAAAGATATCCAGGCACTCTCAAGAGGCCTTGATGACCAGAGATGGTATGTGGTCAGAAATATTATCTATATTCTTAGAAGAATCGGCGACAGGAGGGCAATCGACTACCTGCTGAAAACAGTAAAACATTCTGACATAAGGGTAAGGAAAGAGGGCATTAAGGCACTTGGCGACCTCGGAGGAAAAGAAGGAATACAAACTCTCAGGGAATGCCTTGACGATACTGATATGCAGATACGGGTAGCTGCCGCAAAGTCCTTCGCGTCTATCGGGTCAGAAGCCCCAAAACGGATTCTTCTGGACAAAATTGCCGAAAAGAGTTTCAAAGACAAGGATTTTGAGGAAAAGAAAGAGTTTTTTGAGGCAATTTCAAGGTGGAAGGATCCCGAGATATTCGACTTTCTGGTGAAAATCCTGAAGACAAAATCATTCTTCGGAAGAGCAAAGCTTTATGAAAGCAAGGCCTGTGCGTTGTTATGCCTCGGACTGCTGGGAAACAAGGACGCTCTCCCCCTGCTGTACAAATATCAGGATTCCGGAAACAAACTCCTCAGAGATTTTTCGCTCTCTGCAATCAAGAAGCTGGAATATGGGAATTAAAGAAGAGAGAGAAATACAAAAGCACGGACAGGACATAATCAACCAGTTCTCTGTTATTCTGCGGACTGCCCAGATCCATGATCCCGCGAATATTGCCGTTATGACCGCGGTCGAACGGTTTCTGTCCCTGATAAACCAGCTTACCGAGTCCGGTACCAGCATAAATCTTGAACTCGTCGGTGAGTATTTCTATATAGATGAAACCAGAATCCGCTATTCCATGGAGTACCTGCTGAATTTCGATTTCCTGATCCGTGAGTTCAAAAGGCGGGAAATCGGAAAGATTGTGTTCATGAGTAACCTGCAGCCCAAAGACATCCAGATATTCCTTAAGGCGTTTATTGCGGCCGGTTTTTCTGACACGCCTTACGAAACCATGTCAGACATCACGGGAGAATCCGACAACCTTGAGATATCAAGACTCCAGAAAATACTGGAGGGGGAACAGGTTGATGTCAGAAAGGTGATAAAGAAAGTCTATTTCAACGCGGTTTCCTATACCAGGGGAGTGATGACGAAGATCCAGGCAGGTGAAAAAGTGAACATCAAGAAGGCCAAAAGGGTCGTTGAGTCGATGGTTGACCACATTCTCGAAGAGGAAAACCTTCTCATCGGCATGACCGCCATCAAGGAATATGACGAATACACGTACCATCATTCAGTAAATGTGAGCATCCTTTCGATCGCTTTGGGTCAGAGGCTGGGCTTGAGCAAAAAAGTCCTTACCGAACTCGGACTGGTCGCGCTGTTTCATGACATCGGCAAAATCGAAATTCCCAGTGAAGTCCTGAACAAATCCACCAACTTCACCGAAGACGAATGGAAGGTTATCAGAAGACACCCGATTTGGGGAGTTAAAGCAATATTGAAAATACGGGGTGTTGATTTCACTGCGTCCAGGGCTGCAATTGTTGCATTCGAGCATCATATGAACTATGATCTCAGCGGATACCCGAAGGTCGCAAAACACTCTGAACTCGATTTCTTCTCAAGAATTGTGAGCCTCGCAGACCAGTACGATGCGATGACTTCATCGAGGGTCTATTCAAGAATTCCGCTGTCACCTGATAAGGCGCTGAGTATCATGATGGAAAGGGCCGGTTCCCAGCTTGACCCTCTCCTTTTCAAGTTTTTCATTAATATGGTCGGAGTATTTCCCATCGGCACTCTGGTAATGCTCGATACGAAGGAACTCGGCCTTGTGTATGAGAGCAACACTGTGTTTGCCGACAGGCCAAGGGTACTGATCATTATTGACAGGCAGGGGAAGAGGGTAAGCGGTCCGGTGGTCAACCTTACCGAAAAAGACGAACAGTCAAGATATTACCGTTCCATTATAAAAACGCTTGATCCCAACAAGTATAAAATAAACCTTGCCGAATACCTTCTCTGATTTGCATGTGCCAGAGGGTTACTCCTTATCTCTCCTGATATCCGCGCCCAGCATGAGAAGTTTTGTTTCCATCTTTTCGTAACCCCTGTCAAGGTGATAAATCCTGTGCACTTTCGTCTCGCCCTTTGCAGCAAGAGCTGCGACAACGAGTGATGCACTTGCCCTCAGATCTGTTGCCATCAGTGGCGCCCCCTTTAGCCGCTCAACCCCTTTTACGGATGCGACGCCACCTTCAACAATTATCTCTGCTCCCATTCTTATCAGTTCGGCCACATGCATAAACCTGTTCTCGAAAATCATTTCCTTAATGACGCTTGTTCCTTCGGCAATGCACATTAGGGCCATGAACTGCGCCTGCATGTCCGTCGGGAATCCAGGATATGGCATCGTGGTAAGATTCGCCGCAGCAGGTCTTGAAGGTCCGGATACACGTATGCCGTCAGTGACCGGTTCAAATGAAAGACCGGCCTCTTTAAGCTTCATTACCGATGCGTCAAGGTGCTCAATGCAGCACCCCCTGAGAATAATGTCTCCACCGGTGATCCCGGCAGCGGTCATGAAAGTCCCTGCCTCTATCCTGTCAGGTATGACAGTATAGTTCATGGGTTCCAGCCCATCGACCCCTTCTATTTCGATGGTGCTTTCTCCGGCCCCTTTTATCCGGGCTCCCATGGAAACAAGCGCATTGGCAAGATCCACGACTTCCGGCTCCATTGCCGCATTTTCGAGCACGGTTCTTCCTCTTGCCAGAGTCGCAGCCATCATAAGATTTTCGGTTCCCGTAACGGTCGGGGTATCAAAATATACCGATGTGCCCGTGAGTTTTTTTGCCTTCGCAATTACATATCCGGACTCCAGTCTGATGTCTGCGCCCATTTTTTCAAGACCCATAAGATGGAGATTTATCGGTCTCGCGCCAATCGCGCACCCGCCCGGAAGGGATACCTTCGCCTTTCCGTATCTGGCGATAAGGGGACCAAGCACGAGAATGGATGCCCTCATGGTTCGTACCAGATCATACGGTGCTTCAAAATTATCAATCCTGCTTGTGCTGATTATTATCCGATGATCCTCATAATGATATCCTGCGCCGAGGTTTGCGATGAGGCGCCCCATTGTCTTGATATCTTTTAAATCAGGAACCTTTGCGATCGTACTTTCGCCGGATGCAAGAACTGAAGCTGCCATGAGAGGAAGGGCAGCGTTCTTTGCCCCACCTATCTGTACCTCTCCCTTAAGCTTTTTGCCGCCTTTGATGACGAGTGTATCCAATTATATACTCCAGAAACAGTTATGCAAACGGTACACCGTAATTGCCTTGTGATGCGCTATCCGTGTATTCCGGCAATCTGTTGATGCGCCTTCGGAACTCTTTTTGTTTTTCCGCCTCATACGTATCCGGTACCCGGAGTGATAACGCTTCTAATGCAACCACTTGCCGGAAGACTGAGATTATTATAATATCAGATGAAAGAAGAAAAAAATGACAGAAATATTCCAGGGCTTGCACCCTGTATTTCAGGCACTTATTGCGACCTGTTTTACCTGGGCGATGACCGCTTTCGGTGCTTCCCTGGTTTTTTTCTCCAGAGACATCAGCAGAAAATTGCTTGACGGGATGCTCGGCTTTGCCAGCGGTGCGATGATCTTTGTCGTTATTGAAGAACTGGTTCCTGAGTCCCAGCGGGGAAACAATACCGATCTGGCGACTATGGGGGCCCTTGTGGGTTTCACTGTCATGATGATCCTTGATGTTGCCTTCGGATAGAGAAAAAGGCCTCAATATTCAATTTTCGTGTTGCTGAAACAAAAAACGGTACGCTATACTTCTTACAAACAGAAATCTTAGATAATCAAGAGGAAACAGGGTGCGACATGCCGTTTTTTGGAGAACTTTTTGTCAGTGAGATCCTGAAAAAACCTGTTCTCGACCCGAAGGGAGAGGATCTCGGCAGGGTAAGGGACATGATCGTCGTGAAGGGTGAACCCTTCCCGAGGGTTTCTGCCCTTATCGTGGAAAAGAAAAAGAGATTCTTCAACCTTCTGTGGACCGATCTGAACATCTTCAATAAAAGAATCATCTCGACAAAAATCTATTCTGACAATCTTCATCCTTACGAGTCAGACGAGAAAGACCTCCGGATTGTAAGGGATATTTTCGATAAGCAGATAGTCGATGCAAATGGCGCCAAAGTGGTACGGGTGAATGACGTAAAACTCGAAGGGTATAATTCAGAGGCTATCCTCGCTGCGGTAGATGTCGGCATGAGGGGTATAATGCGAAGACTCGGATTCGAAAGAAGCGGAGAGGATATGATGAAGATTTTCAAGAAACATCTCCCGTATAACCTTATTAGCTGGAATTACATTCAGCCCCTGGAGCCGAAACTTACGAAGATTTCCCTTACTGTTCCACGACAGATGGTCTCTGAGCTTCATCCTGCTGACATCGCTGAAATCATCAGCCAGGTCTCGCACAAGGAAGGTGCAACGTTTTTCAAGGGCCTGGACGTTGAAACCGCGGCAGAAGCTCTTTCCGAACTGCAGCCTGACGTGCAGGCAGCCTTAATCACGGGGATGGACACTGATAAGGCTGCGGATATCATCGAAGAGATGCCGCCTGACGAGGCAGCCGACATCCTGAGCGACCTCCCCGTTGATAAAGCCAAGGAAATACTGGAGCAGATAGAAAAGGAGGAAGCCGAGGATATCCAGGAGCTCCTCAGCCATGAGGAAGACACTGCCGGTGGCCTCATGACAAATGAATTCATTGCCTTTGCTCCCGATATGCCTGTCAGGCAGGCAATAGAAAAATTCAGGCAGGATGCAGAAGAGGTCGAAACAGTCTATTACATCTACATCATCGATACGGATGAAAAGCTCCTCGGCGTTGTCTCGCTCAGGGATCTGCTGCTTGCGCCTCTTGATGCCACTCTTTCTGATATCATGGAAACGAAGCTTAAGACGGTAACATCTGACGCTGATGAAGTCGAGGTTGCAGAGATAATTTCAAAATATAACCTTGTGGCCATACCTGTCCTTGACAATGACGGGTTTATCCTCGGCATTGTTACCATTGATGATGTAATAGACCGGATACTCCCCCCTTCTGCAAAGAGAAAGAGGAGAAAGGTATGAGCCTCTGGAAAAGAATCGCCGTTTTCCTGTCAATCATGGGGCCGGGAATAATCACCGCGAACATCGATAATGATGCAAGCGGGATCACTACATACTCGGTTGCCGGTGCACGATTCGGCTATTCGCTTCTCTGGACGTTAATACCGACGACTATCGCCCTTGTTGTCGTACAGGAAATGGTTGCGCGCATGGGAGCAGTGACAGGCAAGGGTCTTTCGGATCTCATAAGGGAAAATTACGGGGTAAAATCGACTTTTTACATGATGTGCGTGCTCTTTGTCGCCAACTTCGGAACAACCGTTGCCAATTTCGCAGGCTGGGCTGCAAGCATGGAGATACTCGGTTTGAGCAAATATCTTATGGTGCCGGTTGGCGCTCTTTTCATATGGATTCTCGTTGTGAAAGGCAGCTACCGGTTTGTTGAACGCATCCTCCTTTTTGCGTGCCTCCTGTATTTCGGTTATGTCCTTTCGGGTTTCATGGCAAAACCTGAATGGTCGGAGGTCATTTACCATACATTCGTTCCACAGATGAAATGGCAGCCGGAATTTGTAATGCTGAGCATAGGCATTATCGGGACGACCATTACGCCGTGGATGCAGTTTTACCTCCAGTCATCGATCGCGGAAAAAGGCATAAAGAAGGACGAATACAAAGCCTCGAGGCTTGACGTGCTTATCGGGTGCAGCATTACAGACATTATCTCGTTTTTCATAATCGTCACCTGTGCCACAACACTCTTCAGCCAGGGGATCAGGATACATGAGGCATCAGAGGCAGCCATTGCCCTTAAGCCACTCGCCGGAAACTATGCATTTCTGATATTTGCGGTCAGCCTTGCGAATGCGGCCCTTTTGGGTGCGATCATCGTGCCTCTGGCAACATCATACTACATCTGTGAAGCCATGGGATGGGAACGCGGGGTGAACAAAACATTCAAGGAAGCTCCTCAGTTTATGGGGATTTACACATTCATGATCGTAACAGCCTCCCTTGTGATATTGATTCCTGAAGTTCCTCTCGTGTTCCTGATGGTCCTTTCCTCAGTGCTGAACGGTATTCTTCTGCCGTTCGTCCTGGTATTCGCGATAGCGCTGGTCAATAACAAGAACCTGATGGGCGAATATGTGAACCCAAAAATCTACAACATCATCTCTTGGGGCACAGTCGGGGTTATTTCGCTGCTCACAGCATTCTTTTTGATCACAATACTGTTTCCGCTGAAGGAGATATATGGTTAACGCAATCGAATGGGTTGACGGAAAAGTAATCATGCTTGACCAGACACGCCTGCCGCTTGAGGTGCGCTTTATTGAATGTACAGACTACCTGATGGTGGCTGAAGGCATAAAAAAGCTGCGTATCAGGGGTGCTC
It includes:
- the tatA gene encoding twin-arginine translocase TatA/TatE family subunit; protein product: MFDIGMPELIVIFIVALLVFGPKKLPELGRTLGKGLGELKKALQDVKESVEEEFKETTSDIRDTVTDVKKQLETEVKSTEKTIKDTVKEVQTQVETESEELNKTIDSTIKDVEDHADSGSKKGK
- the tatC gene encoding twin-arginine translocase subunit TatC; its protein translation is MSETRMMGFLEHLGELRKKITVSLIGLCVTFVIAFNFSEQILRFLMFPLKYSLDFSVTKRYMYFAPHDKLQNMKLVFLSPAEGFWMNMKIAIVAALILALPIIFQQLWSFISPGLHKKEKKYVVPFVLVATLLFLVGAAFCFFIVLPFAMSFLLTYKIGDFMMPMLSIGQYVDFCLKFILAFGAVFELPIFIIFATRMGFVTPQTLAKNRKYAILIAFVIAAMLTPTPDAFNQSLMAVPIIILYEVGILASRIFRIKETV
- a CDS encoding HEAT repeat domain-containing protein, with the protein product MEISEESKEARDIIQNLIKSKKTIRMYPQNNPIYAKILEDSYTRFKSFFDYHESIVLSIKQNSILYDNEQIYYNPDKEDNLALFFFKDGLRELTFKKGLMREELEEFLKIIALDFDRDAIDDDVVTLLWEKDFQNIQYVVDEAFLADADEEDYSIKTEEKAKEKVTDVNDLMKAYEDGFVQEDVKGISIVPLTDNDLQMLVKELEKDSSEKIGKLTLILFEIIYQSEDKTDVEQAFTFLKDAINFSMKHGDMETAIEVMRKAKKILENPLMAENEKRYMMLLPSYLGTDEIISLLADILDSGIEIDTTIYDEFVAHLEKNAIEPLIKYLGELKTIRARKNVIEALISIGKKDIQALSRGLDDQRWYVVRNIIYILRRIGDRRAIDYLLKTVKHSDIRVRKEGIKALGDLGGKEGIQTLRECLDDTDMQIRVAAAKSFASIGSEAPKRILLDKIAEKSFKDKDFEEKKEFFEAISRWKDPEIFDFLVKILKTKSFFGRAKLYESKACALLCLGLLGNKDALPLLYKYQDSGNKLLRDFSLSAIKKLEYGN
- a CDS encoding HD-GYP domain-containing protein, with the protein product MGIKEEREIQKHGQDIINQFSVILRTAQIHDPANIAVMTAVERFLSLINQLTESGTSINLELVGEYFYIDETRIRYSMEYLLNFDFLIREFKRREIGKIVFMSNLQPKDIQIFLKAFIAAGFSDTPYETMSDITGESDNLEISRLQKILEGEQVDVRKVIKKVYFNAVSYTRGVMTKIQAGEKVNIKKAKRVVESMVDHILEEENLLIGMTAIKEYDEYTYHHSVNVSILSIALGQRLGLSKKVLTELGLVALFHDIGKIEIPSEVLNKSTNFTEDEWKVIRRHPIWGVKAILKIRGVDFTASRAAIVAFEHHMNYDLSGYPKVAKHSELDFFSRIVSLADQYDAMTSSRVYSRIPLSPDKALSIMMERAGSQLDPLLFKFFINMVGVFPIGTLVMLDTKELGLVYESNTVFADRPRVLIIIDRQGKRVSGPVVNLTEKDEQSRYYRSIIKTLDPNKYKINLAEYLL
- the murA gene encoding UDP-N-acetylglucosamine 1-carboxyvinyltransferase, which produces MDTLVIKGGKKLKGEVQIGGAKNAALPLMAASVLASGESTIAKVPDLKDIKTMGRLIANLGAGYHYEDHRIIISTSRIDNFEAPYDLVRTMRASILVLGPLIARYGKAKVSLPGGCAIGARPINLHLMGLEKMGADIRLESGYVIAKAKKLTGTSVYFDTPTVTGTENLMMAATLARGRTVLENAAMEPEVVDLANALVSMGARIKGAGESTIEIEGVDGLEPMNYTVIPDRIEAGTFMTAAGITGGDIILRGCCIEHLDASVMKLKEAGLSFEPVTDGIRVSGPSRPAAANLTTMPYPGFPTDMQAQFMALMCIAEGTSVIKEMIFENRFMHVAELIRMGAEIIVEGGVASVKGVERLKGAPLMATDLRASASLVVAALAAKGETKVHRIYHLDRGYEKMETKLLMLGADIRRDKE
- a CDS encoding CBS domain-containing protein; protein product: MPFFGELFVSEILKKPVLDPKGEDLGRVRDMIVVKGEPFPRVSALIVEKKKRFFNLLWTDLNIFNKRIISTKIYSDNLHPYESDEKDLRIVRDIFDKQIVDANGAKVVRVNDVKLEGYNSEAILAAVDVGMRGIMRRLGFERSGEDMMKIFKKHLPYNLISWNYIQPLEPKLTKISLTVPRQMVSELHPADIAEIISQVSHKEGATFFKGLDVETAAEALSELQPDVQAALITGMDTDKAADIIEEMPPDEAADILSDLPVDKAKEILEQIEKEEAEDIQELLSHEEDTAGGLMTNEFIAFAPDMPVRQAIEKFRQDAEEVETVYYIYIIDTDEKLLGVVSLRDLLLAPLDATLSDIMETKLKTVTSDADEVEVAEIISKYNLVAIPVLDNDGFILGIVTIDDVIDRILPPSAKRKRRKV
- a CDS encoding Nramp family divalent metal transporter, whose translation is MSLWKRIAVFLSIMGPGIITANIDNDASGITTYSVAGARFGYSLLWTLIPTTIALVVVQEMVARMGAVTGKGLSDLIRENYGVKSTFYMMCVLFVANFGTTVANFAGWAASMEILGLSKYLMVPVGALFIWILVVKGSYRFVERILLFACLLYFGYVLSGFMAKPEWSEVIYHTFVPQMKWQPEFVMLSIGIIGTTITPWMQFYLQSSIAEKGIKKDEYKASRLDVLIGCSITDIISFFIIVTCATTLFSQGIRIHEASEAAIALKPLAGNYAFLIFAVSLANAALLGAIIVPLATSYYICEAMGWERGVNKTFKEAPQFMGIYTFMIVTASLVILIPEVPLVFLMVLSSVLNGILLPFVLVFAIALVNNKNLMGEYVNPKIYNIISWGTVGVISLLTAFFLITILFPLKEIYG